A part of Nitrospirota bacterium genomic DNA contains:
- a CDS encoding transcriptional regulator → MSRNDQVIRQWHILRLLESREALSISELMGEIHPDYECCERTIRRDLEALQSAGFPLYSERINNRVRWRLLESFKNIPSLPLTPTELIALYMGRDLLKPLEGTQFKDAIESLYGKIRSIVPHNTISHLTYTLEHYAAGIPPYKDYRSHKMIIDTITQAIQKQRCIKIRYFSLSQNQETRREVDPYKIWYYSGSLYLIAYCHQRKEIRTFAVDRIRDITLTENTYQKPLDFSFEEYMDGCFGVIRGERVEVEVLFEADTARWVKEKIWHPTQKIKELGDGKIVMSLMVADTVELKAWILSFGSGAKVIKPQSLAKEVKKEARKISSLYKKSPRK, encoded by the coding sequence ATGTCGAGAAATGACCAGGTCATACGCCAGTGGCACATCTTAAGACTTCTTGAATCCCGAGAGGCACTAAGCATCTCTGAACTCATGGGTGAGATACATCCAGACTACGAGTGCTGTGAGAGAACCATACGAAGAGACCTTGAGGCATTGCAGTCTGCTGGTTTCCCTCTATATTCAGAGCGGATTAACAACAGAGTTCGCTGGAGACTCCTTGAATCATTTAAAAACATACCCTCTTTGCCCCTTACGCCAACTGAACTCATCGCATTATACATGGGGAGAGACCTCCTTAAACCTCTTGAAGGGACACAGTTTAAAGATGCGATAGAATCACTCTATGGTAAGATAAGATCAATTGTCCCTCATAATACCATCTCTCATCTTACCTATACCCTCGAACATTATGCAGCAGGTATCCCCCCTTACAAGGATTATAGAAGCCATAAAATGATAATAGATACGATTACACAGGCGATACAGAAGCAGAGGTGTATAAAGATAAGGTACTTTTCCCTGAGTCAAAACCAGGAGACCAGGAGAGAGGTTGATCCCTACAAGATATGGTACTATAGCGGATCACTGTATCTTATAGCCTATTGTCACCAGAGAAAAGAGATAAGGACTTTTGCGGTGGACAGAATCAGAGACATAACGCTCACAGAGAACACATATCAGAAGCCTCTTGATTTCTCTTTTGAGGAATATATGGATGGATGCTTCGGTGTTATAAGAGGCGAGCGTGTAGAAGTAGAGGTCCTATTTGAGGCAGATACAGCAAGGTGGGTAAAAGAGAAGATATGGCATCCTACACAGAAGATAAAAGAACTTGGTGATGGGAAGATAGTTATGTCTCTCATGGTTGCAGATACGGTGGAACTTAAGGCATGGATTCTGAGTTTTGGCTCAGGGGCAAAAGTAATAAAACCTCAGAGTCTGGCAAAAGAGGTAAAGAAAGAGGCAAGAAAGATTTCATCTCTCTATAAAAAGTCCCCACGAAAGTGA
- the rimI gene encoding ribosomal protein S18-alanine N-acetyltransferase, with product MGEEIIIEPMREEDIKEVMQIERASFLSPWSEGAFLYELKRNAGISYSSVARTGKKVVGYVCFWILFDEAHLMNLAVHPDFRNMGIGRKLIQFAIDIARQRDVSRIILEVRGSNAIAKHLYEKFGFKTVSIRKKYYETPIEDALLMELKLNPVRKNGAF from the coding sequence ATGGGAGAAGAGATAATCATAGAGCCCATGAGGGAAGAGGATATCAAAGAGGTGATGCAGATAGAAAGGGCATCTTTTTTATCACCATGGTCAGAGGGTGCATTCCTTTATGAACTTAAGAGGAATGCAGGTATATCTTATTCCTCTGTAGCGAGAACAGGCAAAAAGGTAGTAGGGTACGTGTGTTTCTGGATACTCTTTGATGAGGCACACCTCATGAATCTTGCTGTTCACCCAGATTTCAGGAATATGGGAATCGGGAGGAAACTTATTCAATTTGCTATAGATATAGCACGTCAGAGAGATGTTTCCAGGATTATCCTCGAGGTCAGAGGGTCTAACGCTATTGCAAAACATCTTTATGAGAAGTTCGGATTCAAAACGGTCTCTATAAGAAAGAAGTATTATGAGACGCCGATTGAGGACGCTTTGTTGATGGAGTTGAAGCTTAACCCCGTTAGAAAGAACGGGGCTTTCTAA
- the tsaB gene encoding tRNA (adenosine(37)-N6)-threonylcarbamoyltransferase complex dimerization subunit type 1 TsaB, with product MIILAIETSTMTGSIAIMSETGLIAETTLNVKATHSEGLMIAIEKILNSSKYSLSDVDAFSVSIGPGSFTGLRVGLSTIKGLAYATGKPVVAVPTLDAFASRLSMCSYLVCPMLDARKKEVYTALYRFNDRTMVKIIEDTAISPEALLSHIKEKTVFLGDGAIIYRDLIIEKLGDMALFAPLPMQIPSAATVAEMGIKMLKAGEVSEINSLVPRYIRKSEAELKWEKR from the coding sequence ATGATAATACTTGCAATAGAAACCTCTACGATGACAGGAAGCATAGCAATTATGTCTGAAACTGGTTTAATAGCCGAGACCACCCTTAATGTAAAAGCAACACATTCTGAGGGTCTCATGATTGCTATAGAGAAAATCCTTAATAGCTCAAAATATTCCCTGAGTGATGTGGATGCCTTTTCTGTATCCATTGGTCCTGGCTCATTTACAGGACTGAGGGTAGGGTTAAGCACGATTAAAGGATTGGCTTATGCTACAGGGAAGCCGGTTGTTGCTGTGCCTACGCTTGATGCCTTTGCATCAAGGCTTTCTATGTGTTCATATCTCGTGTGTCCCATGCTCGATGCAAGAAAGAAAGAGGTATATACCGCACTTTACAGGTTTAATGACAGGACAATGGTAAAGATAATAGAGGATACGGCAATCTCACCAGAGGCTCTGTTGTCCCATATAAAAGAGAAAACCGTTTTTCTTGGTGATGGCGCAATAATATACAGGGATTTGATTATAGAAAAACTCGGGGATATGGCTCTCTTTGCTCCTCTCCCAATGCAGATTCCATCAGCTGCTACTGTGGCTGAAATGGGGATAAAGATGTTAAAGGCTGGGGAGGTATCTGAGATAAACTCACTGGTCCCAAGGTATATAAGAAAATCTGAAGCAGAGTTAAAATGGGAGAAGAGATAA